A window of Mytilus edulis chromosome 10, xbMytEdul2.2, whole genome shotgun sequence contains these coding sequences:
- the LOC139493523 gene encoding sphingomyelin synthase-related protein 1-like, with protein MKKFRIRNPFSNLELSDFNNGIQHLIKYIFGLDDDETENNEALLPQHDKNGNKEIHQSTKVYCEQHLMDGRVFLSLTDENGQPALPVTDLNNPKQVMLVMQSLKPQNGTNGHNQNGSKNELVESESAIVSGKNGHANGYTNGFKNGHTNGHSVQFIEIVPGIKGRKNNGKLDQEMWKFGLAAIYVLFVHFFSTFCIVVAQSRLPDKTKFRPLPDLLLDNVPYVPWAYRVTEGIIYSLFVIGIIMMILHKNRFIALRRGLLISGTVYLMRAICIVMTNLPMPQEKYNCDRLEFTNNWAKLRRALIIYLGMGMKVTGMKTCGDYMFSGHTVIITLLILYINQYTPQRWYFFHIFIWILGLTGISFIFLSHGHYSIDVIVAFFIASKMFVTHHVIGDNMSLMKRRHGLLRKWFPIVYISEHNSQGIIPNEYEWPFPSLTRIKRIFRGKSLTEYIVEI; from the exons atgaaaaaatttaGAATACGTAACCCGTTTAGCAACCTTGAACTATCGGATTTTAACAATGGAATAC aacacctgataaaatatatatttggctTAGACGATGATGAAACTGAAAATAATGAAGCTCTTCTTCCACAACATGACAAGAATGGAAACAAAGAAATACATCAGAGTACAAAGGTTTACTGTGAACAACACTTGATGGATGGAAGAGTGTTTCTTTCTCTAACTGACGAAAATGGCCAACCAGCACTTCCGGTCACGGACTTAAATAATCCGAAACAAGTTATGTTAGTGATGCAGTCTTTAAAGCCTCAGAATGGAACAAACGGGCATAATCAGAATGGCAGTAAGAACGAACTAGTTGAAAGTGAAAGTGCTATAGTTTCTGGCAAAAATGGCCATGCAAATGGATATACAAACGGCTTCAAAAATGGCCACACAAACGGGCATTCAGTGCAGTTTATCGAAATTGTGCCCGGTATTAAAGGAAGAAAAAACAACGGAAAACTGGACCAGGAAATGTGGAAATTCGGCCTTGCAGCTATTTATGTACTTTTCGTCCATTTCTTTTCGACATTTTGTATTGTAGTAGCTCAATCGCGTTTGCCtgataaaacaaaatttagacCTCTTCCAGACTTATTATTAGACAATGTGCCATACGTACCATGGGCATATCGAGTTACAGAAGGAATTATATATTCCTTATTTGTTATTGGAATTATAATGATGATACTCCATAAGAATAG ATTTATAGCATTAAGAAGAGGTTTACTCATTAGTGGGACAGTGTACCTCATGCGTGCAATATGCATAGTGATGACAAATCTTCCCATGCCACAAGAAAAGTACAACTGTGACAGATTG GAATTTACAAACAACTGGGCGAAGTTAAGAAGAGCTTTGATAATTTACCTCGGAATGGGAATGAAAGTGACCGGAATGAAGACCTGTGGAGATTACATGTTTAGTGGTCATACTGTTATTATAACCTTGCTGATACTATATATTAACCAAT atacACCCCAGAGATGGtacttttttcatatatttatatggATTTTAGGTTTAACAGGAATTAGTTTCATATTCCTAAGCCATGGACATTATTCAATAGACGTAATAGTAGCATTCTTCATAGCTTCTAAAATGTTTGTTACACATCACGTGATAGGTGATAACATGAGCCTGATGAAACGAAGACACGGATTATTAAGAAAGTGGTTTCCTATAGTATATATATCGGAACACAATAGTCAAGGAATCATTCCAAATGAATATGAATGGCCCTTTCCATCTTTAACACGAATAAAAAGGATCTTTCGAGGAAAAAGCCTTACAGAATATATTGTAGAAATATAA